DNA sequence from the Acipenser ruthenus chromosome 20, fAciRut3.2 maternal haplotype, whole genome shotgun sequence genome:
CAAATAGGCAGAGTGATGAGGACCACAAAGTCACAAACAGCCAGGTTCAGGATCAGAACCACGGTGTGGGATCTGTCCTTGATGTGGCGCAGAATGATCACAATGACCAACAGGTTTCCAGGGACCCCAATGAGGAAAGACAAGCCAAGGATCACACAGGCCAGGGGTCTTTCTATGTGCCAGAACTCTGAGCTTGATTCACTTCCACCGTAGATATGGGAGTCGTTCATCTTGACGGCTGCCAGCAAACACTGTCACACAGCTTTTCTCTAGTTCCCTATATAAGACTGAAAACCACAGAGGAAAATGACTGATACTTTCAACAGATTCCAAGTCATACTGTAGGCACGCCTATAGTAACTACAgaggttcatttaaaaaaaaaggcttacaaGTGACATGCTGGTGGCAGCATCGTAAAACATGATAACTAATGACTCCTGGAGTGCAAAAATTGAATTTCATGGAGAATTATAGAAAGTGTATGAATGCCCCCAACTCCACTTCTTTTGAGGCAGTTCTTGTTCCAGCATCTGTTAACGTTCACTATGGATTAAGTATGTTTAGTAAACTCAACCACCTCTATAATGTCCTGGTCATGTTCAGACTTAAGAAGAAGCAGTCATCTTTAACaaagagagacagaaatgcaGGCAGATACACAGATGACCAGCCACTCCCCAATCACTGTACAAATGACTTACTTTGGTCctaacagttattttacagtgtgGGAGCTCTGGTCAGTTTGAGAAGTTGCAGTAATGATGTGCACTCAATTGTATAGATGTGTTggagaaacaaataataactatatATCAAGAAGTaaataaaatcactttttttatttaacacaaaataaaactcagACTGGTAACTTTTCGATATTCTAGCTTTTTTCAAACTGTCACAGTGCTGACAGCTGATCTCTTCATTCTAGGTGTGAGACATGTTTGATTTGTTTCCTTGGCCCTGGTGGTCGAGGTAGTGATCTCCTGGAACAACTTTGTTATTCTGGACTCCTTCATGCAGCCTTGGAAACGACGGGCAGCAAAAGCATACAGCAGGGGGTTAATGCAACTGCTAATGAAGACTAAAGCCCCGCAAATGTAGACTCCAGTCTCAGCAACTACAGCTAGCATCTGCTCGCCTTCCATCAGTGTGGATGCTATCCTGATCAGGTTGAAAACATGATATGGAAACCAACACACAGCAAAAGCAATGACCACACTTGTAATCAGGGTAGCAGACTTAGGTTTGGTCTTGAAAGTTATTTGGTGTATCCGCTTCCCCACCCGCAAGTAACAAATGGATAAGATGGAAAAGGGAATGGCAAAACCCACTAAGGTCTCCAGCAACAGGCAACCAACCTCCTGCGTTTTTGTTGCGTACACCCGGTCAAGGCACTTTGGCTTCCCATCTATATCGTCTGCTGTCTGTGACAGAATAACAGGAATGCCAAAGAGGAAAGCCAGGATCCAAACGGCAGCTATAGCCTTGAATAGAACATCTTTTCTCTTCCAGTACTGCAATGAAAACGGGTAGATGATGGCTACAAAGCGATCTGCGCTCATCAATGTGATCAAGAACACGCTGCCGTACATGCTGGAGTAGATTACGTACACCATTGCCTTGCAGAGCGTCTCTCCAAAGACCCAGGCATCAGCCAGAGAGTAGATCCAAACAGGCAGAGTGATGAGGACCACAAAGTCACAAACAGCCAGGTTCAGGATCAGCACCACAGTGTGGGATCTGTGCTTGATGTGACGATGGATGGTCCATATCACCAGGAGGTTTCCAGGGACTCCAATGAGAAAAGACAAGCTGAGGATCACGCTGACGACCAAGCTTTCCACGTGCCACAGCTCTGAGTTTGAGCCATTGCTGTCACTGCCAACAGTATGGGAGCTGTTCATCTTGACTGCAGGCAGCTCTGAAAATAATCCCAAATAATACCTCTGAAACACGTACACAACCAGACACTGCtactatttatttcaaatgttcatTTTGACTTTGAACTCATAAGTGCTTCTTTAGTTCCTTATTTTAAATCAAAGTTTTGGTTCCCAAAAAATATCAGATAACCACAGTGGTTCATGACTAACTGCACTTGGTACTAAtaacataacaacaacaacaacaaaaaaaagccttcaCTGACTTGGACAACCAATGCCTAGGAGTGTGGATAATCACGTTTCATGGACATTGAAAGAGAAACTATCTACACGCCAGCACAAGCTCTTTTAAGCAGATACTGTTCTTTAAATTAGTATAACAGATGTATAATAGATTTTTCAGGCTAGAATTACAGCACCTGTCATTCTGTTGTTACTGATTAAGCACATTCCAACCCTCCGCGATGCCCCATTTTTATACTGTTGGAGTTGAACTATTCAACTCAATTAGGatcttcatttaaataaagtcttaaaaAGCTGAGACaatatttaaatgcaatgcatgctaaaaataaacaaaacattaactTGAAAGTAAGAATAAAGGTGCACAAAGTACaacataaatacacattttaaatacaataataaagtaTTTAGGATGTTTATTTAGGACATAAGAATCCTTCATCAGCTAGAGTCCAGTGAGTCACTTAGGTTTTCCAAAGACTGCGGACAGCCATTAGGCATAAGAGCTGAACCACGAGCAGCACCATCATACCTTTAGCAGTCTGGAGGTAAAAGCAACGTTTTACCAGTTTGAGGAATGTACACTGGACTGCCTTACAGTGTACCTAGGGTAACATTAGGTCGCCCAAGATTAGTGCTCATCAGGATTTGCGAAACCAGTTCTACCATATCTAGAGCAGGCGACTCCAGATCAGTCTATGCAGGTGAGATCAGAAGCAACTAGACACTGATGGGAGAACTGCTACAGAGACTGTTGTGAACTCTGAGACTGTGGGTGACGGTTTAAATTCCTGCAGATCTGCGCGGTTCAGTGCAGCCTAGCGCTTGTCACAGCGAGTTGAAAGACGTCACACGCAGCCCAAGCTGCACAGATTTTACAGGTTGAGCAGCTTTGTTTTGCAAAGTGCAGCACATGTAGCAAGCTTGTCGTTCAATTCACTGCAGGTGGCGCCACGCGGACTGCAGTCTAAGCCAGCCGGGGCAGCTCGCTCTCTTTCTACAGATCTGCGGAATCTATAAAAGATTTAAAACTCTAACCGGAAGCGGGCCCTTCAGTGACGCAAGGAGATAACCGGAAGAGATGGAGGTAGTTAGAAACTATGTGAAATAGACATTGGATATAGTGTTGTGATGGAAATAGAAAGAAAGAGCAAGCAAATCGAATTGTTCGCAATAGGAACTGCGAGAGAAAGGATAAAGAACAGCAAAACGGTGAATCCTAGTGAGAATCAGAATACGGTTATTTAAAGGGAGCTAACGATATAGAACTAGAATGATAAACAAATAAGGCCAGGTTGTCAGGAGGGAGAAATACTGCTGCAGTACGTGTatcacaaatacatttaaataacaaagaAGTTTAACTGTTCATGTGTGGAATACCAAGCCGAGTTTAACTACGATCAAAAACCACCGGCGAGTTTATAATTTAGTACTAACCGCACATTATACGCGAGAAAGGAAGACAAAACAACTTCACACTCATTGTCAATAGAAATAAACTAAGCAACGGACACATTCTGACTATACTCGGAACTACACGCTTAACAcagaaaatatgattttattatatcataaaTACTGCATCGTACTGTTTTCAAAGTGACAGCGATATTGTGGCTTTGATCGTGTAACTTGTCGGTTATATTAAGAATAAATACAGAACATTCTTAATTAATAAACCGAGCTTCTGAGTGGTTGTCGTTGATTTTATATTGCTGTTATTGGTACTTTAGACAGTGGTAGTATGCCGCTACTTTTCTTGGAACGGTTCCCTTGGCCCAGTTTGCGAACGTACACTGGTCTTAGTGCGGTGTTACTGGTTGGCAGTGTACTCAGCGCCTATCGCACTGTGACCCAGCCAACCCAGGAGGATCTCGGTGCCGAAGACAACTCTAAAATTCCGATCACAGAGCAAGATTATGAAGTCCACGACTTCGATAGCGGGGTGGCTACAAACATATTCTGGTACCTCGTTTCAGACAGTTTCTTTGTATGGGTAAGTTTTTAGTTTATagcttgattttatatatatatatatatatatatatatatatatatatatatatatatatatatatatatatatataattttaatttaattttgaagttcaaatgttttatatttgtgtatGTATCATTTAACTCCCAGCTCCAGATAAGGGTCTTTTTTTAATCCTCTAGAAATAACAGTTTTATCCTCGAGCACTATAGCCTACCTATAGTGTACAGGGTAAGTATTCAAGTAAGGTGTGCAGAGTAAGTATTCAAGTAAGGCATTAAACATAGGAGTCATCAATCCCTCTGCACAGGTTCGGTTATTACAGTGCAGTATGAGATTCATTGCTTCAATTGCCTTGTGGTGTAATTAGATTAGAGGTGTCAGTCATCATAGGCACTAATTACAGGCACGGTATAGCTTGATTTTATTTGTAACCAGTGCAGTGTTCATGGCTATCCTTATTGACTCTGTGCTTTGTACTGTGGCTTATGTGCATGGTTATGAATACAAAAAATGACTGTCTAAATGGCAGTACATGTGTGAATATTGGTAGATCTAAGTATCTATGCTTTTTAGCAAACTAGTAGCCAGGTAGGAGATGTTTAAACATGTTACATTCGTTTACTGAATGTAATCTTTAAGtccttttatttaaatatttgttgccatatatatattattacacacTGCAGATGCATCTCCCCCTTTTTGTTTCTCTTCTGACAGGTTCTTGTAAATACAGCCTGTTGTTTCCTGATGTTAATTGCTAAAATTATCCAGTGCATGGTGTTTGGCCCCTTGCGTGTCAGTGAGAGGCAGGTAAGGATGAAAATTAAAGCCACAATTCATTTTCACAAATTCTGTCACTAggccatttaacaaaacaaaacaaaaaaaagaacacagaagTAGGATACCAGTCAAACGGAACAAAGACAAATCACTAAAAACTGTCCTTCTGTTTGTTTGCAGCACCTGAAGGACAAGTTCTGGAACTTCGTCTTCTACAAGTTTATATTTATCTTCGGGGTCCTGAATGTCCAGACTGTGGAGGAGGTTGTGATGTGGTGCCTCTGGTTTGCAGTGTTGGTTTTCTTGCACCTCATGGTCCAGCTCTGCAAAGATCGCTTCGAATATGTAAGTAAAAGTactgtagaagaaaaaaaaaatctgattcaaTGCTTAGCCGTCACGTTCTTATGAAGACTCTTGTAGGTCTGGTTTTGCAAGGCTGGAGACTGGACGTTACTACAGGTAAAATGTAATTCTCAAAGCAAAATCAAGTTGGGTTGTAGGTTGCTGTTTATAAATAATTTTTATTAGGAATAAATGCATGGTTGGCAGTTACGTTTTCCAGTCACAGAAATTATTATTTGATGCTTTAACCCAAACATCACAATCTTTCATTTTTTCTATCTAGCTGTCTTTCTCGCCCACCACCCCGATGAGTAGTCATGTCCGAGTCCTGTCCCTGCTGGTGTCCATGCTGCTTTCCTGCTGTGGGCTGGCTGTAGTGTGTGGGGTGGCTGACTATATCCAGGGAATGCACACTGTCGCCTTCATGGCTGCAGAGGTAaggacattttctttttcttttagataTGTGGAACTGTAGATAAAGACCTGAAAACACCTGCTTCTATTGATGTTTGGTTTCTAATAAAAATGAGTTGGTGCATTACTTAAGGTACAGAGTTTCTGAATCCAGGCAAGGACTGTAGAGCGAGAGTTTTATATTATCTAGTAAAACCATCTGTAATTAAAAACTGGAactgatttctttctttctttctttttgtatactGTAGTGCCTGCTAGTCACAGTCCGAACAGGTCATGTCATCATGCGGTAAGTACTGCATGAACTTTCAGAAATAGCTTGTCTGGAAGTCATTTTCTCCCATTGTATTTGTAATCgtcatatatttttcaaaatccaATTATGGAAGGCAGTATCTGTCGAACACACAACACTTGGAAAACACGCTGAACCAGTCAATATGTACAGTTGTCTCTTTACAGTATAAAACTGATCAGCAAGAAGAAAGCAAAGGTGTTTTGTAGGGATTTATAACACACCTGAACCCAAGTCATTTTACTTGAAGGAAACCACACTTTTGTATGTCTCGTCTTCATTGTGGATCCTGATTCTTGCTGTTTCTCACTCCAGCTACACTATCCACCTGTGGGACCTCAATCACGAAGGCACCTGGGAGAGCAAGGGTACCTATGTGTACTACACAGACTTCTTCATGGAGCTGACCTTGCTCTCCTTGGACTTGACTCATCACATCCACATGTTGGTAAGCATAAGGCTGTGTTCAAGAGAATTCACAATCAATATATATTGATTTATTCATGGTGTTCTGTAACTGTGTTAGGATGCGTGTCGTCTCGTTAATGAAGTCATCCCAGAGGACCTAAACAGAGCATGCTGAACATGTAATTGATCCATTGTTAAAATAGCAGGTTTGTTGCGTGATGTAGAATCATGCAGCTATTGGATTTCATTCAAAGCTTATAGTCTTGTGTTTTCTTCAGTTTGTCCTTGCATTTAATTTACTGGTTCCTGTATCAAACCCTATAGTAGGGTGTTTGTTACAGTCCTTaatcctttttatttgttttttgtctcCTCTTTGTCCAGCTCTTTGGTAATATCTGGCTGTCCATGGCCAGCCTGGTTATTTTCATGCAGCTCCGGTACCTCTTCCATGAAGTTCAACGCAGGATTCGACGTCACAAAAATTACCTTCGAGTGGTTGGAAACATGGAGGCGAGGTGGGTACAGAAAACTTGGGAGTTTCTGAAGGCATAGCAACTATAGCTGCTAAACTATATAGGGGTGAATGTGGTTTAACTAATCTTTTGTGTTTATATCTGCTGTCAGGTTTGCCATAGCCACTCCTGAAGAACTGGCTGCCAACAACGATGACTGTGCAATCTGCTGGGATTCAATGCAAGCCGCTCGCAAACTGCCATGTGGACATCTTTTCCACAAGTAAGTATCATATACGTGTGCTGAAAAATGTGTTGTATTTAGGGAAACATCCTCCATTCTGTGTTTACAAATCAAAGTTGTCAATATTCACATAAAAACAAGTGGATTCCCATGGCTGGCTCTGACTCTCATTTCTTTTGAACCCCTAGCTCCTGCCTACGTTCCTGGCTGGAACAGGATACCTCCTGCCCTACGTGTCGCATGTCCCTGAATATCAACGAGAACAGCAGAGCCAGGGaagacagacagagggagaacTTGGGAGAAAACATTGGGCCAGTGCCGGGAGCCGAGGCCAGGCCTCACATCAACCACCACAACCACTTCTTTCATTTCGATGGTGGGTTTTATAAAAGGAGGCTCTAAAGCAAGTCATTCTCAACTCCATTCCACAGTCCAGGCTTTTGTTCTAAATCTGCATTGTTTTTCAGTGCACATAGAGAGACCGTTCACAGACAACAT
Encoded proteins:
- the LOC117425462 gene encoding leukotriene B4 receptor 1-like, translating into MNSSHTVGSDSNGSNSELWHVESLVVSVILSLSFLIGVPGNLLVIWTIHRHIKHRSHTVVLILNLAVCDFVVLITLPVWIYSLADAWVFGETLCKAMVYVIYSSMYGSVFLITLMSADRFVAIIYPFSLQYWKRKDVLFKAIAAVWILAFLFGIPVILSQTADDIDGKPKCLDRVYATKTQEVGCLLLETLVGFAIPFSILSICYLRVGKRIHQITFKTKPKSATLITSVVIAFAVCWFPYHVFNLIRIASTLMEGEQMLAVVAETGVYICGALVFISSCINPLLYAFAARRFQGCMKESRITKLFQEITTSTTRAKETNQTCLTPRMKRSAVSTVTV
- the LOC117425755 gene encoding E3 ubiquitin-protein ligase AMFR-like isoform X1, whose protein sequence is MPLLFLERFPWPSLRTYTGLSAVLLVGSVLSAYRTVTQPTQEDLGAEDNSKIPITEQDYEVHDFDSGVATNIFWYLVSDSFFVWVLVNTACCFLMLIAKIIQCMVFGPLRVSERQHLKDKFWNFVFYKFIFIFGVLNVQTVEEVVMWCLWFAVLVFLHLMVQLCKDRFEYLSFSPTTPMSSHVRVLSLLVSMLLSCCGLAVVCGVADYIQGMHTVAFMAAECLLVTVRTGHVIMRYTIHLWDLNHEGTWESKGTYVYYTDFFMELTLLSLDLTHHIHMLLFGNIWLSMASLVIFMQLRYLFHEVQRRIRRHKNYLRVVGNMEARFAIATPEELAANNDDCAICWDSMQAARKLPCGHLFHNSCLRSWLEQDTSCPTCRMSLNINENSRAREDRQRENLGENIGPVPGAEARPHINHHNHFFHFDGSRIASWLPSFSVEVMHTTNILGITQANNSQLNAMAHQIQEMFPQIPYHLVLQDLQLTRSVEITTDNILEGRIQVPFPTQPSERVPLELSPGTDEAAGASGSSENVPSEPEDFEARGSRFSKSAEERQRMLLQRKDELLQHARRRYLSKSPDQEEEEDEDEDEESILFSERSSSSTDSLTVRRRMLAAAAEKRMERQQDPLL
- the LOC117425755 gene encoding E3 ubiquitin-protein ligase AMFR-like isoform X2 yields the protein MPLLFLERFPWPSLRTYTGLSAVLLVGSVLSAYRTVTQPTQEDLGAEDNSKIPITEQDYEVHDFDSGVATNIFWYLVSDSFFVWVLVNTACCFLMLIAKIIQCMVFGPLRVSERQHLKDKFWNFVFYKFIFIFGVLNVQTVEEVVMWCLWFAVLVFLHLMVQLCKDRFEYLSFSPTTPMSSHVRVLSLLVSMLLSCCGLAVVCGVADYIQGMHTVAFMAAECLLVTVRTGHVIMRYTIHLWDLNHEGTWESKGTYVYYTDFFMELTLLSLDLTHHIHMLLFGNIWLSMASLVIFMQLRYLFHEVQRRIRRHKNYLRVVGNMEARFAIATPEELAANNDDCAICWDSMQAARKLPCGHLFHNSCLRSWLEQDTSCPTCRMSLNINENSRAREDRQRENLGENIGPVPGAEARPHINHHNHFFHFDGSRIASWLPSFSVEVMHTTNILGITQANNSQLNAMAHQIQEMFPQIPYHLVLQDLQLTRSVEITTDNILEGRIQPSERVPLELSPGTDEAAGASGSSENVPSEPEDFEARGSRFSKSAEERQRMLLQRKDELLQHARRRYLSKSPDQEEEEDEDEDEESILFSERSSSSTDSLTVRRRMLAAAAEKRMERQQDPLL